A section of the Solea solea chromosome 17, fSolSol10.1, whole genome shotgun sequence genome encodes:
- the acp1 gene encoding low molecular weight phosphotyrosine protein phosphatase isoform X1, which produces MAGSNNKSVLFVCLGNICRSPIAEAVFRKMATDAGVVHEWIIDSAATSTYELGNPPDYRGQACMEKHNVPMRHIARQVTKNDFTSFEYILCMDDSNLRDLKSKASAVKNSSAKIELLGLYDPQNQRIIEDPYYGSASDFEKVYEQCERCCRAFLEKNS; this is translated from the exons ATGGCAGGCAGTAATAACaagtctgttttgtttgtttgcctgg GGAATATCTGCAGATCCCCCATCGCTGAAGCCGTCTTCAGGAAGATGGCAACAGATGCAGGCGTTGTTCATGAG TGGATAATAGACAGTGCTGCCACCTCCACCTATGAGTTAGGAAACCCTCCAGACTACCGTGGCCAAGCCTGCATGGAGAAGCATAATGTGCCAATGAGGCATATAGCCAGGCAG GTGACCAAGAATGATTTCACAAGCTTTGAATACATTCTCTGCATGGACGACAGTAATTTGAG AGACTTGAAAAGCAAAGCGAGCGCCGTGAAAAACTCCTCAGCCAAGATTGAGCTTCTTGGTTTATATGATCCTCAGAACCAGAGGATCATCGAAGACCCATACTAT GGAAGTGCCTCCGACTTTGAAAAGGTGTATGAGCAGTGTGAGCGCTGCTGCAGAGCTTTTCTGGAGAAAAACTCCTAA
- the acp1 gene encoding low molecular weight phosphotyrosine protein phosphatase isoform X2: MAGSNNKSVLFVCLGNICRSPIAEAVFRKMATDAGVVHEWVIDSGATSDWNTGSSPDARGLDCLRTHGVETNHRARQVTKNDFTSFEYILCMDDSNLRDLKSKASAVKNSSAKIELLGLYDPQNQRIIEDPYYGSASDFEKVYEQCERCCRAFLEKNS, from the exons ATGGCAGGCAGTAATAACaagtctgttttgtttgtttgcctgg GGAATATCTGCAGATCCCCCATCGCTGAAGCCGTCTTCAGGAAGATGGCAACAGATGCAGGCGTTGTTCATGAG TGGGTCATAGACAGTGGCGCCACATCTGACTGGAATACAGGCAGCTCACCGGACGCCCGTGGTCTGGATTGTCTCAGGACTCATGGTGTTGAGACAAACCACAGGGCCCGACAG GTGACCAAGAATGATTTCACAAGCTTTGAATACATTCTCTGCATGGACGACAGTAATTTGAG AGACTTGAAAAGCAAAGCGAGCGCCGTGAAAAACTCCTCAGCCAAGATTGAGCTTCTTGGTTTATATGATCCTCAGAACCAGAGGATCATCGAAGACCCATACTAT GGAAGTGCCTCCGACTTTGAAAAGGTGTATGAGCAGTGTGAGCGCTGCTGCAGAGCTTTTCTGGAGAAAAACTCCTAA
- the LOC131443856 gene encoding ALK and LTK ligand 2a-like, with translation MNGLRKHFTVGLVLIMCTLTSHCSRSAPSVAPASAATGRDAQRGFKRIVEIMRHVEESRSQSAETESQVQISSMEPNDLRNLKTDRRAPTPVIYSKDHRKKEFLKHITGPLSFSPKCRKQVYRLYHHTRDCTIPAYFKRCARLLTRLAGSLQCTEG, from the exons ATGAACGGACTGCGCAAGCATTTCACCGTGGGACTGGTACTAATAATGTGCACGCTTACCAGCCACTGTAGCCGGAGCGCGCCCTCGGTGGCACCGGCGTCGGCAGCGACCGGCAGGGACGCGCAGCGGGGCTTCAAGCGGATCGTGGAGATCATGAGACACGTAGAGGAGAGCCGGAGTCAGAGCGCGGAAACGGAATCGCAAGTGCAGATATCTTCGATGGAACCAAACGATTTACGCAACTTGAAAACGGACAGAAGAGCTCCGACTCCCG TCATTTACTCTAAAGATCATAGAAAGAAGGAGTTCTTAAAACATATAACAG GTCCACTCTCCTTCAGCCCTAAGTGCAGGAAGCAAGTGTACAGACTCTACCATCACACCAGAGACTGCACGATACCTGCAT ACTTTAAAAGATGTGCACGGCTTCTCACACGGCTAGCTGGCAGCCTGCAGTGCACAGAAGGGTAG